One region of bacterium genomic DNA includes:
- a CDS encoding zinc ribbon domain-containing protein — translation MPTYEYECKKCGYRFTEFQLITAKPVAKCPKCGGPVKRLISGGSGIIFKGSGFYETDYKKK, via the coding sequence ATGCCGACTTACGAATATGAATGTAAAAAATGCGGATACCGGTTTACTGAATTCCAGTTAATTACAGCAAAACCTGTAGCAAAATGCCCCAAATGCGGCGGGCCTGTGAAACGCCTTATTTCCGGAGGCAGCGGAATAATTTTTAAAGGTTCAGGATTTTATGAGACAGATTATAAAAAAAAATAA